A segment of the Fusarium musae strain F31 chromosome 2, whole genome shotgun sequence genome:
GGCGTGCTTGGGGGAGCGGGCGAGTCCAGATTCTGGATACGAGTTCCGATCCCGAGATTTGGTGCAGGCTCCTGACTTGCACCATTCTCGAAGGTCATTGACTCGCCTCGCATGGCTTTGAGAACCTCATTGGCACTAGGTCTTTCGCCAGGGTTGAGAGACAACAATCTTTTCAATAGCTGGTAGAGCTTCGAGGGAAGATCTGGTCGCTCACGTCGTTCATCCTGGAACCCTTGCCAGTGAGTGATCTCGGTTCGAAGTTCATCTACATCTTCGAGTTCTTCTTGCAGAGCATTCGCGCTTTGGTAAGGAAGTCTCCCGAAGCACATAAAGTAGAGAATCATACCAAGCGAGAAGACATCCGACTTTGTGGTGAAGTTTGCATATCGACCTGAGGAGACATCCATCTTGAGGACCTCGGGAGCGCAGTACGAGATGGTCCCAGTAGTGCCTGAAGACTTGCGGACGACATTCTCGGGCTGGACTTCACCAAAATCGCTGATGAGGCATGTCGTTCTGCCACCCTCACGATGAAGCAAACAATTACTTGGTTTGAGATCGCGATGAATGTAGTTGGCTGCGTGGAGGTATGCCACGCCGGACGTGATGTCCTTGAATAGGGTGTAAATTTCATCAAAAGGGAGCTTGCGGTTGCCATTCAACAAATCGACAGGGGTTTCGAGTTGGCCCTTTGATCGGCGACGCATctgagccttgagctcctcttTGGTCGCCTCACGTGGTGCTCCGCCGATGATGTACTGTTGGAGGTCACCACCATTACAGTATTGCTGAAGGATGAATGCGCAAGCGACACTGGGGCCAAATCGGGTGAGTCTAACATCCTCAAGCCAGACGTGCCGATACGATACAAGGTTTGGATGGGAAAGCTTGGCGAGAAGCTCGACTTCGATGAGAACCTTCTCTAACCAGGCGTGATCATCCCCGACAGGGACTCGTTTGCAAGCGAATTGGCCAAGGGCGCATCCATCAATTTCGTGCCGTACAAGCAGCACAACACCTTTACCTCCCTTGCCTAGGACTCTTTCCTCGACGAAAAATGTGTTGAAGTAGTTGGGACTGAATGCATCTCGCCGTATTCTGCTGCCTTCGGCTTGCGCAACACCGGGTGTACTCGACACAAACTCGGCCTCATCTGGACCTGGAGATGGCGATGTCTGATTTGTTGTCGGGCTACTGCTGCCGCCCAAGATAGGACCAAAAAGTCTTCTAACTGGACTCGGCGGGTGATCGGTGGAATTATCGTTATTCGCATTGGCAGCGCGGAGCATGCGAAAGTAATCGGGGTCGACATAGGTTTCTTGCCGAGCACCAAAGGAATCATAGCTTCGGTCGGAAGTATTCTCGGAACGAGTAAGCGGCTGATGGCATGTAGGACAAGTCGAGATGCCTCTGATCTCGAGTCTATGTGATTGAGAATCGCGAACAACGATAGCGTTGTGGTGACGGCTGCAAGTTACAAGGGTTTGGTTAGCTTGCTATGGATACCGAACTACGGATACCTTGCACAACAAACAAAGGGAAGCGTGATGACGTACAGAACAATCTCTCGGCCCTCATGGGGCTGGTATGGAATTAGCGACATGTCCTTGGAGTGGGAGCGTCAGGTACAAAATCCAGGATCGCAATCATGGTAAAGATGATGCGATGGGGAGGTTGAGGATTTTGTGTTGGAGCTGTTGGTTCAAGTGGAAATGGAAGTGGAATGGAAGTGGAAAGTTTCGCGGGGAAGCTCCAGGTTGCCAGTGGCAGTtagtggtgttgttgattgaATCATTGCTGACAAGGGATCGGAGATATCGAGGTAACGTGAACAACACGCAACAGTGCGACTCGAAAATCCATAAAATTACAATGAGACTTTATGAGTCATTGGCTTCTATCACTGCATCCGCTGTGAGTATTATTGATTAGAATAACAAGTTTCTTTTAACTGTTTTGTAATTTTGACAGCTCATGAGCTCTAAGAAACGAGCCAGAGCGTCGGGTGTCATTGGTGCATCCATGTTGATCATCAGGAACCTCAATTAAGCTTTGTTATTACATCTTGACGCCGTTCTACTGGTAGATCGGGAGCTAATTGCTTCCTGAACGTTATCGACTTAAACGAAATTAATTAGGTAGATTATTTATCCCAATAGTTTCGTAGGTCAGCCACTGTCCCAGCTTGAAGCAGAATGTCAAGTTTGAAAGTCTAGGGTATATTCCTTCCACATGTCCTTGACCAACAACACCTTCCCCACTATCGCGAGGCTTCCCATTTCCACGCAAGCAACTCTCTGTCCAGAATAACGTACTACTATGGCAGATCTCCGACAAGCGTGTGATCGATGTCACagtaaaaagctaaaatgtACAAAGATCCCTGCCTCTTCAGTCTGTACTCGCTGTGTCAAAGCTGGAGTCACCTGTCTCTTCAGTCCTCCAACTCGGTCTCTGCGCCATCCTGACAATGTTGCCTTCAACTGGTCTATGCTTGGCCTGGACGAGCCTACAGTCGATCCAGTTCCTAGCTTTGACCTAGATCCACTTATCACAACGCCGCCTGTTAGCGAAGATAcagatcctcctccacctccaccagcTAAAGTCACTGAGATATCTCAGTTGACAGATCTCATGGCTGGGCTGGATCGGCTACAGACAAACTTTCCAACCTCGCAAATGGATCATTTATCTGCAAGGGAACTCACCGACTTCATGAAGATATGCAAGTTTGATCTTGGATCGTTCCTTGAAGATCTGCTACAGCGTTCACAAAAGCTACTTCACTTATATCCTGAAGTCCTCAAGCGACTTGAACCCGAGGATATCAGCTGCGATGCGCCGGACTGCATACATAACGCACAAAAGCAATTTTCGGTTTCAAAATCCAGAGTTCCTATCGACCAGTCTCTTATTCACCTCATCATGGCCTGTCATCTTCGTCTACTAGACATCTTTGACATGATCACTAACCATGGGCGTATGTGTGCTCATGCTGTACCGCTGTTACCCAGAGAACAGGAACCCAAGTTCGATATGcccgagatcaagatcgGCTCTTTCGTTGCCCCGAAAATGTCTGCAGCTTCAATGATGATCGCAATGGTGATTGAGCTCCAGCATTCCCTGAGCTCAAGGGCAGAGCAACTGGAAAATGCGGTCTCATTAGCTGTAGGCAATGAGTCAAAAGCAGCAAAGATCATCAGTCTTCAATGCGAGTTATTGAAAGAACGAGCTTCGGACACTCTTGATGGACTTTGTTCTCTTCGAGATAACCTCATGAAACTTGGTGTCATCAGATGAAGTTGTTTCACCGTTTACTTCAAAGAACCCTAGATCAGAATCACAAGACTATGACCCATACTATGCGGAGACAAACAAAAAGAGATGGTTAGGAAGTCTTCTATCTTTGAGGCGCATTGGGCCATAGTAATGCATGAGAGTCAACTGGCATTGCTCCTCGTTCGTCGTGTGCAAGAAAGACAGACACGGCTGAGT
Coding sequences within it:
- a CDS encoding hypothetical protein (EggNog:ENOG41) translates to MSLIPYQPHEGREIVLRHHNAIVVRDSQSHRLEIRGISTCPTCHQPLTRSENTSDRSYDSFGARQETYVDPDYFRMLRAANANNDNSTDHPPSPVRRLFGPILGGSSSPTTNQTSPSPGPDEAEFVSSTPGVAQAEGSRIRRDAFSPNYFNTFFVEERVLGKGGKGVVLLVRHEIDGCALGQFACKRVPVGDDHAWLEKVLIEVELLAKLSHPNLVSYRHVWLEDVRLTRFGPSVACAFILQQYCNGGDLQQYIIGGAPREATKEELKAQMRRRSKGQLETPVDLLNGNRKLPFDEIYTLFKDITSGVAYLHAANYIHRDLKPSNCLLHREGGRTTCLISDFGEVQPENVVRKSSGTTGTISYCAPEVLKMDVSSGRYANFTTKSDVFSLGMILYFMCFGRLPYQSANALQEELEDVDELRTEITHWQGFQDERRERPDLPSKLYQLLKRLLSLNPGERPSANEVLKAMRGESMTFENGASQEPAPNLGIGTRIQNLDSPAPPSTPVPGPRHRHQTSTSDKFEEISTLARTTSRDLSPTKSGQNSRLDPHRQSLSRHGGSQSMVMSRSQESHRGSFVTPAVSVSDASEHSEMHERRNSQSPPLLMPPPTTTADALRRRATVFLIRSMHLAGENSALLSYALRLGLFGIKITTLTRPCWPLMVQPNVGIPLVCVAALDLGLPQMTSYSPALRQGYGDYFTSGPRAWGLAMSLLLLFLHVTVLWVASGWATLCATNEHDVWADGPW
- a CDS encoding hypothetical protein (EggNog:ENOG41), producing the protein MADLRQACDRCHICTRCVKAGVTCLFSPPTRSLRHPDNVAFNWSMLGLDEPTVDPVPSFDLDPLITTPPVSEDTDPPPPPPAKVTEISQLTDLMAGLDRLQTNFPTSQMDHLSARELTDFMKICKFDLGSFLEDLLQRSQKLLHLYPEVLKRLEPEDISCDAPDCIHNAQKQFSVSKSRVPIDQSLIHLIMACHLRLLDIFDMITNHGRMCAHAVPLLPREQEPKFDMPEIKIGSFVAPKMSAASMMIAMVIELQHSLSSRAEQLENAVSLAVGNESKAAKIISLQCELLKERASDTLDGLCSLRDNLMKLGVIR